From Pyrenophora tritici-repentis strain M4 chromosome 1, whole genome shotgun sequence, the proteins below share one genomic window:
- a CDS encoding DUF1421 multi-domain protein, with protein sequence MASAQDLQPTCEDYHSDDSDGPVSFQGRSSPNAANVSTKRSHPSDLDKEKPPAQERAHPNCDLRSDSGYSSYTAATSSSTNSTQSAPSQQSTQHVAAQPQAVPPPLPDAPPPPQKTRRPTQSDARPNGSSSTSRPRGLSRSASTSTKPAAEKRRPTITQEHRPDRTRRDSRLEESSAPPLRRRPTVTRPELQPSQSAKEVNRLSINTQDTRSMRSDPAYYPSPPSPSQARHQTQYYKQGQVVVQPATARPRRSSTARPMSYSGEGPQYYMGNPYPSPPQEPHGPPLSHSAYQNMGYGMPNMGPHAPYPAANGYPMPPYGYDGQERPVRHANNMARNGPKPVITQAPPRDPYSARRHQAQSASATQTRFPTTLQIESGAYESESASESDYSEDEYYEPEPTDERYGRAIMPPPPAPKAKSKSKKEKPQRPTMRHANTTQVVDVDRSRRQSLVVQDAGRQRSAQVAERRKSVSRPVSLQRQVQSEYPARGGAQVVVNRSEKSERRRSAQVYDTAYNYEAYREERERADRRAAKEAKEAKARQREEKAARKAAEAAFAAQYEAEEQQRKRSNRNSKVMYDAPGAFYSGSDDEEDDEEEYVPEAPAPPARTRRGTDAGKGKGRVGEHKIKRIESAAEEYISAQRGTHNPLNDHIHSAAKKASRVPSMPSHSGSSGSEKHSQSNRTAVANANNEIRLRVDANAPLSLQFNGDMEGRTLRMIPAENGMADLVISGGRGESQYNGSDRGSNSGDKMALVRDPRRQAEEMTETSGRSHRRRESRLVREHERDVAQRPLRRRAHTATTYTS encoded by the coding sequence ATGGCGAGCGCACAGGATTTGCAGCCCACCTGCGAGGACTACCATTCCGACGACAGTGACGGTCCCGTGTCTTTCCAGGGCCGCAGTTCGCCCAATGCCGCTAACGTCTCCACCAAGCGCTCGCATCCCTCGGACTTGGATAAAGAAAAGCCGCCCGCTCAGGAGAGGGCGCACCCCAACTGCGACCTTCGCTCCGACTCAGGGTACAGCAGCTACACCGCCGCCACTTCGAGCAGCACTAATTCGACTCAAAGTGCTCCTTCGCAACAATCGACTCAACACGTCGCTGCTCAGCCTCAAGCTGTTCCCCCTCCGCTACCCGACGCACCGCCGCCGCCCCAAAAGACTCGCCGCCCAACCCAGTCCGACGCACGACCAAACGGTTCCAGCAGCACCTCACGCCCACGAGGTTTGTCGCGCTCCGCCTCGACGTCGACCAAGCCTGCCGCCGAGAAGCGTAGGCCCACCATCACCCAAGAGCACCGCCCGGACCGCACCCGCCGCGACAGCAGACTCGAGGAGAGCAGTGCTCCCCCCCTTCGCCGTCGACCTACCGTGACCCGGCCTGAGTTGCAGCCGTCTCAATCCGCCAAAGAGGTCAACCGTCTGTCCATCAACACGCAGGACACACGCTCCATGCGTTCTGATCCCGCCTACTACCCGTCGCCTCCCTCGCCCTCCCAGGCTCGTCATCAAACCCAATACTACAAGCAGGGACAGGTCGTCGTCCAGCCCGCTACCGCTCGCCCTCGCAGATCATCTACCGCTCGCCCCATGAGTTACAGCGGTGAAGGCCCCCAGTACTACATGGGTAACCCATACCCCAGCCCACCCCAGGAGCCGCACGGCCCTCCGCTTTCACACTCGGCTTACCAAAACATGGGATACGGAATGCCCAACATGGGCCCTCACGCCCCCTACCCTGCAGCTAACGGCTATCCAATGCCACCATATGGATACGATGGTCAGGAAAGACCTGTCCGCCATGCCAACAACATGGCACGCAATGGGCCCAAGCCTGTCATTACCCAAGCCCCGCCTCGCGACCCATACTCGGCCAGGCGCCACCAGGCTCAGAGTGCAAGCGCCACCCAGACCAGGTTCCCCACAACGCTGCAGATCGAGTCCGGAGCCTACGAAAGCGAGAGTGCCAGCGAGAGTGACTACTCAGAGGACGAGTACTATGAGCCGGAGCCCACCGACGAGCGTTACGGACGTGCAATCATGCCACCGCCTCCTGCTCCCAAGGCCAAGTCGAAGAGCAAGAAGGAGAAACCCCAGCGGCCCACCATGCGTCATGCCAACACTACCCAGGTTGTCGACGTAGATCGCTCTCGTCGCCAATCTCTTGTCGTCCAGGATGCCGGCCGACAGCGCAGTGCACAAGTCGCTGAGCGCCGCAAGTCTGTCAGCCGACCAGTCTCTCTGCAGCGACAGGTTCAGTCCGAGTACCCCGCACGTGGTGGTGCTCAGGTGGTGGTGAACAGGAGCGAAAAGAGTGAGCGACGCAGGTCCGCCCAGGTTTACGACACTGCCTACAACTACGAAGCCTACCGCgaggagagagagagagcagACCGCCGAGCTGCCAAAGAGGCCAAAGAGGCCAAGGCTCGACAACGCGAAGAAAAGGCTGCGAGGAAAGCAGCCGAAGCCGCTTTTGCTGCCCAGTACGAGGCTGAGGAGCAGCAGCGTAAACGCTCAAACCGCAACTCAAAGGTCATGTATGATGCTCCAGGAGCATTTTACAGCGGCTCAgatgacgaggaagatgacGAGGAAGAATACGTTCCCGAAGCTCCCGCCCCTCCGGCCCGCACTCGCCGCGGAACAGATGCAGGCAAAGGCAAAGGACGTGTGGGTGAACACAAGATCAAGCGGATTGAGAGTGCTGCCGAAGAGTACATCAGTGCTCAGCGCGGCACTCATAATCCACTCAACGACCACATCCACAGCGCCGCCAAGAAGGCTTCGAGGGTTCCCTCCATGCCCTCTCATTCCGGCTCTTCTGGGAGCGAGAAGCACAGCCAGTCCAACCGCACTGCCGTTGCCAACGCAAACAATGAGATTCGTCTCCGAGTCGATGCAAACGCACCACTCAGTTTGCAATTCAACGGCGATATGGAAGGTCGCACGCTTCGCATGATTCCAGCAGAGAACGGCATGGCCGACCTCGTCATTAGCGGTGGCCGTGGAGAGAGCCAATACAACGGCAGCGACAGGGGAAGCAACTCGGGCGATAAGATGGCTTTGGTTCGAGACCCACGGAGACAGGCAGAGGAAATGACTGAGACGAGCGGACGCAGCCACCGTAGGCGTGAGAGCAGACTAGTACGAGAGCATGAACGGGATGTTGCCCAGCGACCTCTACGTCGCCGGGCTCATACCGCCACCACCTATACCTCATAG
- a CDS encoding CsdB, Selenocysteine lyase, whose product MTFDISKAREHFPALQQDQVFFDNAGGSQTLASVIDSISQYLSKTNVQLGASYHTGSQSNTNHFVLGSSTTQLFMNLSASLQFPSASEIILSKMEHETNVKPWLFMAERLNLTVKWWESSKEDGLKLTAANLKPLLNDKVKFVACTHVSNILGSIHDVKSIADAVHEVGALFCVDGVSYAPHRAVDVKAFGVDFYSFSWYKVYGPHIAVLYASDSAQQHMKPMSHYFNPTKTLEDKIGFAGSNYECVQSIPAIVDYLSGAFPAITEREGKLQTILLDFLNSRPDITVLGSTSADNKERVPTISFTVKGMSSKAIVAEAEKISNYGFRWGHFYSKRLCDEVLGLEPEGVTRVSMVHYNTEEEIKGLVEVLRKVLPQV is encoded by the exons ATGACTTTCGACATCTCAAAGGCGCGCGAGCACTTCCCCGCACTTCAGCAGGACCAGGTGTTTTTTGATAATGCTGGAGGCAGCCAAACGCTCGCATCTGTAATCGATTC TATATCACAATATCTCTCAAAAACCAATGTCCAGCTCGGCGCCTCGTACCATACCGGCTCCCAGTCAAACACCAA CCACTTCGTCCTCGGGTCTTCAACAACCCAGCTCTTCATGAACCTCAGCGCCTCCCTGCAATTCCCCTCTGCTTCGGAAATTATTCTTTCTAAGATGGAGCACGAAACTAACGTTAAGCCTTGGCTATTCATGGCCGAGCGTCTCAATCTGACCGTGAAGTGGTGGGAGTCTTCAAAGGAAGATGGATTGAAGCTTACCGCCGCGAATCTCAAACCGCTGTTGAACGACAAGGTAAAATTTGTCGCATGCACACACGTCAGCAACATACTGGGATCCATCCATGACGTAAAGTCCATCGCGGACGCAGTGCATGAAGTCGGTGCGTTATTCTGTGTGGATGGTGTAAGCTATGCACCGCATCGAGCGGTAGACGTGAAAGCATTCGGAGTGGACTTTTACTCTTTCAGCTGGTACAAA GTCTATGGCCCCCACATCGCCGTCCTCTATGCCAGCGACAGCGCTCAGCAACACATGAAACCCATGTCGCACTACTTCAACCCGACCAAGACCCTCGAAGACAAGATTGGATTCGCAGGCTCAAACTACGAATGCGTCCAATCCATTCCGGCAATCGTCGACTACCTCTCCGGTGCCTTCCCTGCCATCACCGAACGTGAAGGCAAGCTGCAGACCATTTTGCTTGACTTTCTCAACTCTCGGCCTGATATCACAGTTCTGGGTTCCACTTCTGCTGATAACAAAGAAAGGGTGCCGACAATCTCTTTCACTGTCAAGGGCATGAGCTCGAAAGCTATCGTGGCTGAGGCGGAGAAGATAAGTAACTATGGGTTCAGGTGGGGTCACTTCTACTCCAAGAGGCTGTGTGATGAGGTGCTTGGGCTGGAGCCTGAGGGCGTGACAAGAGTGAGCATGGTTCACTACAACACTGAGGAGGAGATCAAGGGACTGGTGGAGGTGTTGAGGAAGGTTCTGCCACAGGTATAA